Proteins from one Phocoena sinus isolate mPhoSin1 chromosome 8, mPhoSin1.pri, whole genome shotgun sequence genomic window:
- the LOC116758629 gene encoding dolichyl-diphosphooligosaccharide--protein glycosyltransferase subunit 4-like, protein MITDVQLAIFANMLGVSLFLLVVLYHYVAINNPKKQE, encoded by the coding sequence ATGATCACGGACGTGCAGCTCGCCATCTTTGCCAACATGCTGGGCGTGTCGCTCTTCCTGCTTGTCGTTCTCTATCACTACGTGGCCATCAACAATCCCAAGAAGCAGGAATGA